From Coffea arabica cultivar ET-39 chromosome 2e, Coffea Arabica ET-39 HiFi, whole genome shotgun sequence, the proteins below share one genomic window:
- the LOC113733363 gene encoding CBL-interacting serine/threonine-protein kinase 9 isoform X1, translated as MNHSSSSSSAAMQQQPGLGLAAIRTRVGKYELGKTLGEGSFAKVKCAKNLQTGDTVAIKIIDRERVLRHKMVEQIKREISTMKLIKHPNVVSLIEVMASKTKIYIVLEYVDGGELFDKIAKYGRLKEDEARRYFQQLINAVDYCHSRGVYHRDLKPENLLLDSCGSLKVSDFGLSAFSKQVRADGLLHTACGTPNYVAPEVLTDKGYDGTSSDVWSCGVILFVLMAGYLPFDEQNLVALYRRIQKADFCFPTWFSSSSKKLIKRILDPNPLTRITIPEILENDWFKKGYKPPQFEQEEDVSLDDIDAVFNDSEEHLVTERKEKPVSMNAFELISRSQGFSLDNLFEKQMGLVKRETRFTSKSPANEIISRIEQTAKPLGFNVHKKNYKMKLQGDKTGRKGHLAVATEVFEVAPSLHMVELRKTGGDTLEFHKFYKTFSSGLKDIVWTSEQQSDETR; from the exons ATGAATCATTCGTCGTCGTCCTCCTCAGCGGCCATGCAACAGCAGCCGGGATTAGGATTAGCAGCGATACGGACGCGGGTAGGCAAGTACGAGCTCGGGAAGACGCTCGGGGAAGGCAGCTTCGCCAAGGTCAAGTGCGCTAAGAACCTTCAGACCGGTGACACCGTTGCCATCAAAATCATCGACCGCGAACGCGTCCTCCGCCACAAGATGGTCGAACAG ATCAAAAGAGAAATATCCACCATGAAGTTGATCAAACATCCAAATGTTGTCAGTCTCATTGAG GTTATGGCAAGCAAAACGAAGATCTATATCGTTCTTGAGTATGTTGATGGAGGCGAGCTTTTTGATAAAATA GCAAAATACGGGAGACTTAAAGAAGATGAAGCCAGACGGTATTTTCAGCAGCTTATAAATGCTGTGGATTACTGCCACAGTAGAGGGGTGTACCATCGAGACTTGAAG CCTGAAAATCTACTACTAGATTCATGTGGTTCACTTAAAGTTTCCGACTTCGGATTAAGTGCATTTTCCAAGCAAGTCCGG GCGGATGGGTTGCTTCACACTGCTTGTGGCACACCGAATTATGTTGCTCCTGAG GTTCTTACTGACAAAGGCTATGATGGTACATCTTCCGATGTGTGGTCCTGTGGGGTCATTTTATTTGTCCTAATGGCTGGATACTTGCCTTTTGATGAGCAAAACCTTGTGGCTTTGTACAGGAGG attcaaaAGGCTGATTTCTGCTTTCCGACGTGGTTTTCGTCCAGTTCAAAGAAGCTGATAAAACGCATTCTTGATCCCAATCCACTCACT AGAAtcacaattccagaaatcttGGAAAACGATTGGTTCAAGAAAGGTTACAAGCCACCGCAATTCGAGCAGGAAGAGGATGTAAGCCTTGATGACATAGATGCAGTTTTTAATGACTCCGAG GAACATCTTGTTacagagaggaaagagaaacctGTATCCATGAATGCCTTTGAGCTTATTTCAAGGTCACAAGGTTTCAGTCTGGACAATTTATTCGAAAAGCAGATG GGTCTTGTGAAAAGGGAAACACGATTCACTTCCAAGTCTCCTGCAAATGAGATTATATCTAGAATTGAGCAAACTGCAAAACCACTTGGTTTCAATGTTCACAAGAAAAACTATAAG ATGAAGTTACAAGGTGACAAGACAGGTAGGAAGGGCCATCTTGCAGTAGCAACAGAG GTTTTTGAGGTTGCTCCCTCCTTGCATATGGTGGAGCTCCGCAAAACAGGCGGTGACACTCTAGAGTTTCACAAG TTCTACAAAACCTTCTCTTCGGGATTGAAGGATATTGTTTGGACGAGTGAGCAACAATCCGACGAGACAAGGTGA
- the LOC113733363 gene encoding CBL-interacting serine/threonine-protein kinase 9 isoform X3, translating into MNHSSSSSSAAMQQQPGLGLAAIRTRVGKYELGKTLGEGSFAKVKCAKNLQTGDTVAIKIIDRERVLRHKMVEQIKREISTMKLIKHPNVVSLIEAKYGRLKEDEARRYFQQLINAVDYCHSRGVYHRDLKPENLLLDSCGSLKVSDFGLSAFSKQVRADGLLHTACGTPNYVAPEVLTDKGYDGTSSDVWSCGVILFVLMAGYLPFDEQNLVALYRRIQKADFCFPTWFSSSSKKLIKRILDPNPLTRITIPEILENDWFKKGYKPPQFEQEEDVSLDDIDAVFNDSEEHLVTERKEKPVSMNAFELISRSQGFSLDNLFEKQMGLVKRETRFTSKSPANEIISRIEQTAKPLGFNVHKKNYKMKLQGDKTGRKGHLAVATEVFEVAPSLHMVELRKTGGDTLEFHKFYKTFSSGLKDIVWTSEQQSDETR; encoded by the exons ATGAATCATTCGTCGTCGTCCTCCTCAGCGGCCATGCAACAGCAGCCGGGATTAGGATTAGCAGCGATACGGACGCGGGTAGGCAAGTACGAGCTCGGGAAGACGCTCGGGGAAGGCAGCTTCGCCAAGGTCAAGTGCGCTAAGAACCTTCAGACCGGTGACACCGTTGCCATCAAAATCATCGACCGCGAACGCGTCCTCCGCCACAAGATGGTCGAACAG ATCAAAAGAGAAATATCCACCATGAAGTTGATCAAACATCCAAATGTTGTCAGTCTCATTGAG GCAAAATACGGGAGACTTAAAGAAGATGAAGCCAGACGGTATTTTCAGCAGCTTATAAATGCTGTGGATTACTGCCACAGTAGAGGGGTGTACCATCGAGACTTGAAG CCTGAAAATCTACTACTAGATTCATGTGGTTCACTTAAAGTTTCCGACTTCGGATTAAGTGCATTTTCCAAGCAAGTCCGG GCGGATGGGTTGCTTCACACTGCTTGTGGCACACCGAATTATGTTGCTCCTGAG GTTCTTACTGACAAAGGCTATGATGGTACATCTTCCGATGTGTGGTCCTGTGGGGTCATTTTATTTGTCCTAATGGCTGGATACTTGCCTTTTGATGAGCAAAACCTTGTGGCTTTGTACAGGAGG attcaaaAGGCTGATTTCTGCTTTCCGACGTGGTTTTCGTCCAGTTCAAAGAAGCTGATAAAACGCATTCTTGATCCCAATCCACTCACT AGAAtcacaattccagaaatcttGGAAAACGATTGGTTCAAGAAAGGTTACAAGCCACCGCAATTCGAGCAGGAAGAGGATGTAAGCCTTGATGACATAGATGCAGTTTTTAATGACTCCGAG GAACATCTTGTTacagagaggaaagagaaacctGTATCCATGAATGCCTTTGAGCTTATTTCAAGGTCACAAGGTTTCAGTCTGGACAATTTATTCGAAAAGCAGATG GGTCTTGTGAAAAGGGAAACACGATTCACTTCCAAGTCTCCTGCAAATGAGATTATATCTAGAATTGAGCAAACTGCAAAACCACTTGGTTTCAATGTTCACAAGAAAAACTATAAG ATGAAGTTACAAGGTGACAAGACAGGTAGGAAGGGCCATCTTGCAGTAGCAACAGAG GTTTTTGAGGTTGCTCCCTCCTTGCATATGGTGGAGCTCCGCAAAACAGGCGGTGACACTCTAGAGTTTCACAAG TTCTACAAAACCTTCTCTTCGGGATTGAAGGATATTGTTTGGACGAGTGAGCAACAATCCGACGAGACAAGGTGA
- the LOC113733363 gene encoding CBL-interacting serine/threonine-protein kinase 9 isoform X4, translating to MKLIKHPNVVSLIEVMASKTKIYIVLEYVDGGELFDKIAKYGRLKEDEARRYFQQLINAVDYCHSRGVYHRDLKPENLLLDSCGSLKVSDFGLSAFSKQVRADGLLHTACGTPNYVAPEVLTDKGYDGTSSDVWSCGVILFVLMAGYLPFDEQNLVALYRRIQKADFCFPTWFSSSSKKLIKRILDPNPLTRITIPEILENDWFKKGYKPPQFEQEEDVSLDDIDAVFNDSEEHLVTERKEKPVSMNAFELISRSQGFSLDNLFEKQMGLVKRETRFTSKSPANEIISRIEQTAKPLGFNVHKKNYKMKLQGDKTGRKGHLAVATEVFEVAPSLHMVELRKTGGDTLEFHKFYKTFSSGLKDIVWTSEQQSDETR from the exons ATGAAGTTGATCAAACATCCAAATGTTGTCAGTCTCATTGAG GTTATGGCAAGCAAAACGAAGATCTATATCGTTCTTGAGTATGTTGATGGAGGCGAGCTTTTTGATAAAATA GCAAAATACGGGAGACTTAAAGAAGATGAAGCCAGACGGTATTTTCAGCAGCTTATAAATGCTGTGGATTACTGCCACAGTAGAGGGGTGTACCATCGAGACTTGAAG CCTGAAAATCTACTACTAGATTCATGTGGTTCACTTAAAGTTTCCGACTTCGGATTAAGTGCATTTTCCAAGCAAGTCCGG GCGGATGGGTTGCTTCACACTGCTTGTGGCACACCGAATTATGTTGCTCCTGAG GTTCTTACTGACAAAGGCTATGATGGTACATCTTCCGATGTGTGGTCCTGTGGGGTCATTTTATTTGTCCTAATGGCTGGATACTTGCCTTTTGATGAGCAAAACCTTGTGGCTTTGTACAGGAGG attcaaaAGGCTGATTTCTGCTTTCCGACGTGGTTTTCGTCCAGTTCAAAGAAGCTGATAAAACGCATTCTTGATCCCAATCCACTCACT AGAAtcacaattccagaaatcttGGAAAACGATTGGTTCAAGAAAGGTTACAAGCCACCGCAATTCGAGCAGGAAGAGGATGTAAGCCTTGATGACATAGATGCAGTTTTTAATGACTCCGAG GAACATCTTGTTacagagaggaaagagaaacctGTATCCATGAATGCCTTTGAGCTTATTTCAAGGTCACAAGGTTTCAGTCTGGACAATTTATTCGAAAAGCAGATG GGTCTTGTGAAAAGGGAAACACGATTCACTTCCAAGTCTCCTGCAAATGAGATTATATCTAGAATTGAGCAAACTGCAAAACCACTTGGTTTCAATGTTCACAAGAAAAACTATAAG ATGAAGTTACAAGGTGACAAGACAGGTAGGAAGGGCCATCTTGCAGTAGCAACAGAG GTTTTTGAGGTTGCTCCCTCCTTGCATATGGTGGAGCTCCGCAAAACAGGCGGTGACACTCTAGAGTTTCACAAG TTCTACAAAACCTTCTCTTCGGGATTGAAGGATATTGTTTGGACGAGTGAGCAACAATCCGACGAGACAAGGTGA
- the LOC113733363 gene encoding CBL-interacting serine/threonine-protein kinase 9 isoform X2 yields the protein MNHSSSSSSAAMQQQPGLGLAAIRTRVGKYELGKTLGEGSFAKVKCAKNLQTGDTVAIKIIDRERVLRHKMVEQVMASKTKIYIVLEYVDGGELFDKIAKYGRLKEDEARRYFQQLINAVDYCHSRGVYHRDLKPENLLLDSCGSLKVSDFGLSAFSKQVRADGLLHTACGTPNYVAPEVLTDKGYDGTSSDVWSCGVILFVLMAGYLPFDEQNLVALYRRIQKADFCFPTWFSSSSKKLIKRILDPNPLTRITIPEILENDWFKKGYKPPQFEQEEDVSLDDIDAVFNDSEEHLVTERKEKPVSMNAFELISRSQGFSLDNLFEKQMGLVKRETRFTSKSPANEIISRIEQTAKPLGFNVHKKNYKMKLQGDKTGRKGHLAVATEVFEVAPSLHMVELRKTGGDTLEFHKFYKTFSSGLKDIVWTSEQQSDETR from the exons ATGAATCATTCGTCGTCGTCCTCCTCAGCGGCCATGCAACAGCAGCCGGGATTAGGATTAGCAGCGATACGGACGCGGGTAGGCAAGTACGAGCTCGGGAAGACGCTCGGGGAAGGCAGCTTCGCCAAGGTCAAGTGCGCTAAGAACCTTCAGACCGGTGACACCGTTGCCATCAAAATCATCGACCGCGAACGCGTCCTCCGCCACAAGATGGTCGAACAG GTTATGGCAAGCAAAACGAAGATCTATATCGTTCTTGAGTATGTTGATGGAGGCGAGCTTTTTGATAAAATA GCAAAATACGGGAGACTTAAAGAAGATGAAGCCAGACGGTATTTTCAGCAGCTTATAAATGCTGTGGATTACTGCCACAGTAGAGGGGTGTACCATCGAGACTTGAAG CCTGAAAATCTACTACTAGATTCATGTGGTTCACTTAAAGTTTCCGACTTCGGATTAAGTGCATTTTCCAAGCAAGTCCGG GCGGATGGGTTGCTTCACACTGCTTGTGGCACACCGAATTATGTTGCTCCTGAG GTTCTTACTGACAAAGGCTATGATGGTACATCTTCCGATGTGTGGTCCTGTGGGGTCATTTTATTTGTCCTAATGGCTGGATACTTGCCTTTTGATGAGCAAAACCTTGTGGCTTTGTACAGGAGG attcaaaAGGCTGATTTCTGCTTTCCGACGTGGTTTTCGTCCAGTTCAAAGAAGCTGATAAAACGCATTCTTGATCCCAATCCACTCACT AGAAtcacaattccagaaatcttGGAAAACGATTGGTTCAAGAAAGGTTACAAGCCACCGCAATTCGAGCAGGAAGAGGATGTAAGCCTTGATGACATAGATGCAGTTTTTAATGACTCCGAG GAACATCTTGTTacagagaggaaagagaaacctGTATCCATGAATGCCTTTGAGCTTATTTCAAGGTCACAAGGTTTCAGTCTGGACAATTTATTCGAAAAGCAGATG GGTCTTGTGAAAAGGGAAACACGATTCACTTCCAAGTCTCCTGCAAATGAGATTATATCTAGAATTGAGCAAACTGCAAAACCACTTGGTTTCAATGTTCACAAGAAAAACTATAAG ATGAAGTTACAAGGTGACAAGACAGGTAGGAAGGGCCATCTTGCAGTAGCAACAGAG GTTTTTGAGGTTGCTCCCTCCTTGCATATGGTGGAGCTCCGCAAAACAGGCGGTGACACTCTAGAGTTTCACAAG TTCTACAAAACCTTCTCTTCGGGATTGAAGGATATTGTTTGGACGAGTGAGCAACAATCCGACGAGACAAGGTGA